The following proteins come from a genomic window of Limosilactobacillus reuteri:
- a CDS encoding 2,3-bisphosphoglycerate-dependent phosphoglycerate mutase — MRYYKIVAKGSEKMAELVIVRHGQSQANRDNIFTGWTDVPLTPKGIEQGELVGKELLRLGIQFSDAYTSYMERAIMTTNIILEEINQLYIPVHKTWRLNERHYGALSGRNKDEVKKEIGAEQLHKWRRGFKDLPPQLKERQHDRRYDRLGVKIPLSESLEMTLQRLLPYWQGHIAPRLIDGHNQLIVAHGSSLRALIKYLDGISDDDIDKVEVPNGKPILYRFDDHLNVIKKTFITMDGEIDDNTRISK; from the coding sequence ATGCGCTATTATAAGATAGTGGCAAAGGGGAGTGAAAAAATGGCAGAATTAGTAATTGTACGTCATGGGCAAAGTCAAGCTAATCGTGATAATATTTTTACTGGCTGGACTGATGTTCCGTTGACTCCTAAAGGAATTGAACAGGGTGAATTAGTAGGTAAAGAATTGCTAAGACTAGGTATCCAATTTAGCGATGCGTATACGTCCTACATGGAACGGGCAATCATGACAACTAATATTATCCTAGAAGAAATTAATCAGTTATATATTCCTGTCCATAAAACGTGGCGACTAAATGAACGTCATTATGGGGCATTGAGTGGTCGGAACAAAGATGAAGTGAAGAAAGAAATTGGTGCAGAACAGCTTCATAAATGGCGGCGTGGGTTTAAAGATTTACCACCACAATTAAAAGAGCGTCAGCATGATCGCCGCTATGATCGCTTAGGAGTCAAGATTCCGCTTAGTGAGAGTTTAGAAATGACGCTCCAACGACTCCTCCCATATTGGCAAGGCCATATTGCGCCTCGTTTAATTGACGGACACAATCAGTTAATTGTTGCCCATGGCAGTTCTTTGCGGGCACTAATTAAATATTTAGATGGTATTTCAGATGATGATATTGATAAAGTGGAAGTTCCAAATGGCAAGCCTATCTTATATCGCTTTGATGATCATCTTAATGTCATTAAAAAGACTTTTATAACAATGGATGGTGAAATTGATGACAATACACGAATTAGCAAATAA
- a CDS encoding alpha/beta hydrolase yields MTIHELANNPTLSGQVRLIENIVYGAMDGEALHMSILAPWTQRFPKQYQTEPRPLIVFVQGSSWRTPKMGEEIPQLVQFVRAGYIVATVQHRSSIDGHPFPAFLQDVKTAIRFLRANAQKYAIDPQQVAIWGTSSGANAAMLVGLTGDDPRYKVDLYQDESDAVDAVVSCFAPMDVEKTFEYDANVPGNKLLQYCLLGSDVSKWPEIEKQMSPLYQVKDGQNYPPFLLFHGDADKVVPYEQMEKMYMRLKDNGNSVEAYRVKGANHERDFWSPTIYNIVQKFLDDQFK; encoded by the coding sequence ATGACAATACACGAATTAGCAAATAACCCAACGTTAAGCGGTCAAGTACGCTTGATTGAAAATATTGTTTATGGTGCGATGGATGGTGAGGCATTACATATGTCGATCTTAGCACCGTGGACGCAACGTTTCCCAAAACAATATCAAACTGAACCTCGACCATTGATTGTCTTTGTTCAAGGAAGCTCGTGGCGAACACCAAAAATGGGAGAAGAAATTCCACAACTGGTTCAATTTGTTCGGGCCGGTTATATCGTCGCGACTGTTCAACACCGTAGTTCAATTGATGGCCACCCATTTCCTGCCTTTTTGCAAGATGTTAAGACTGCCATTCGTTTCTTACGGGCCAATGCGCAAAAATATGCAATTGATCCGCAACAGGTTGCAATTTGGGGGACTTCCTCTGGGGCCAATGCGGCAATGCTAGTCGGCTTAACGGGTGATGATCCGCGCTATAAAGTTGACCTTTATCAAGACGAATCGGATGCAGTAGATGCTGTGGTTAGTTGTTTTGCCCCAATGGATGTGGAAAAGACGTTTGAGTATGATGCTAATGTTCCAGGGAATAAGCTACTGCAATATTGCTTATTAGGGTCTGATGTATCAAAGTGGCCAGAAATTGAAAAACAAATGAGTCCCTTATATCAAGTAAAAGATGGACAAAATTATCCGCCATTCTTATTATTCCATGGCGATGCTGATAAAGTTGTTCCATATGAACAAATGGAAAAAATGTATATGCGGTTGAAGGATAATGGAAATTCTGTTGAAGCGTACCGGGTTAAGGGTGCGAACCATGAACGAGATTTCTGGAGTCCAACAATTTACAATATTGTGCAGAAATTTCTTGATGATCAATTTAAATAA
- a CDS encoding IS30 family transposase → MTYTHLTTNELTIIAHSFVQKLKAYRVAQMINRCAENVYRVYRYLETGASIADYQDHYMRNKQRCGRKRTQLSLAELTYINDKIAQGWTPDTIIGRAERPISCNRRTLYRMFERGQFGFDVRSLPMRGKRHPNRYVERRGKAGQLGRSIHERAKDFPHYATEFGHLEADTVQGKKHQGAVMTLTERQSKVEIVLNVHEKTADAINQHLSQWLRKFPRYFFKSITFDNGKEFAGWREIANQFDLHTYFAEVGAPNQRGLNENNNGLLRRDGLTKQLDFRNLPDELVTQLMSKRNNLPRKSLGYRTPYEVFMSYVTDEQLFSF, encoded by the coding sequence ATGACTTACACCCATCTTACCACAAACGAGCTGACAATCATCGCCCATTCTTTCGTACAAAAGCTTAAAGCGTATCGAGTGGCCCAAATGATCAACCGTTGCGCCGAAAACGTTTATCGCGTTTATCGTTACCTGGAAACCGGTGCCTCAATTGCTGATTATCAAGATCACTATATGCGCAATAAGCAACGTTGTGGCCGAAAACGTACTCAGTTGTCACTGGCTGAACTCACTTATATCAACGACAAAATTGCCCAGGGGTGGACGCCTGATACCATTATTGGGCGCGCTGAGCGCCCAATTAGTTGTAACCGGCGAACTCTTTACCGGATGTTTGAACGTGGCCAGTTCGGCTTCGATGTCCGTTCCTTGCCGATGCGAGGTAAGCGGCACCCGAATCGCTATGTCGAGCGCCGCGGGAAGGCTGGCCAATTGGGGCGAAGTATTCACGAGCGTGCCAAGGACTTTCCGCACTATGCCACTGAATTTGGGCACCTTGAAGCTGATACCGTCCAAGGCAAAAAGCACCAAGGGGCGGTAATGACCCTGACCGAACGCCAATCGAAGGTCGAAATTGTACTCAATGTGCACGAAAAGACGGCTGATGCGATTAACCAACACTTAAGTCAGTGGCTTCGGAAATTCCCGCGGTACTTCTTCAAATCGATTACCTTTGACAACGGAAAAGAATTCGCCGGCTGGCGCGAGATTGCCAATCAATTTGACCTTCACACTTACTTTGCCGAGGTTGGTGCTCCCAATCAACGAGGGCTGAACGAAAACAACAACGGTCTTTTACGCCGGGATGGCTTAACGAAACAGCTAGATTTCCGCAATCTTCCTGATGAATTGGTAACCCAACTGATGAGTAAGCGAAATAACCTGCCCCGTAAATCACTAGGCTATCGAACTCCATATGAAGTATTCATGTCTTACGTCACTGATGAGCAACTATTTTCTTTCTAA
- a CDS encoding PLP-dependent aspartate aminotransferase family protein — MKFNTQLIHGGNSEDPTTGAVSTPIYRSSTFHQHVLGGEPKWEYSRTGNPTRASLEKLIAELEHGTAGFAFASGSAAIYATFSLFSQGDHFVVGSDVYGGTFRLINKVLKRFGLEFTVVDMQDLEAVENAIQDNTVAVYFETPTNPLLQIADIKAIADIAKKHGVKTIVDNTFATPYNQQPLTLGADIVVHSATKYLGGHSDVVAGLAVTNDDEIAEQLTFLQNSIGSTLGPDDSWLLQRGMKTLGARIRVHQENANEVINFLQNDDHIGKIYYPGIKDFPGHEVAAKQMRNFGAMISFELKDGLDAKKFVESLQLIDLAESLGGIESLIEVPAVMTHGSIPREIRLENGIKDELIRLSVGIEDPEDIIADLQQALKKLD, encoded by the coding sequence ATGAAATTCAACACACAATTAATTCATGGCGGTAATAGTGAGGATCCAACCACTGGTGCCGTTTCAACGCCGATCTACCGTTCATCAACATTCCATCAACACGTTCTTGGCGGTGAACCTAAATGGGAATATTCTCGAACAGGAAACCCAACACGTGCATCTCTTGAAAAATTAATCGCAGAGCTTGAACATGGGACAGCCGGCTTTGCATTTGCTTCTGGATCTGCTGCTATTTATGCTACTTTTTCTTTATTCTCGCAAGGCGATCATTTTGTAGTTGGTAGTGATGTATATGGGGGAACGTTCCGGTTAATCAATAAGGTATTAAAACGTTTTGGCCTTGAATTTACTGTTGTTGATATGCAAGACCTTGAAGCAGTAGAAAATGCAATTCAAGATAATACCGTTGCGGTTTACTTTGAAACACCGACTAATCCGCTCTTACAAATCGCTGATATTAAAGCAATTGCCGATATCGCAAAGAAGCATGGAGTAAAGACAATTGTTGATAATACCTTTGCCACTCCTTATAATCAACAACCATTAACTCTCGGGGCAGATATTGTTGTTCACTCCGCAACCAAATATTTAGGCGGTCATAGTGACGTTGTTGCCGGATTAGCAGTTACTAACGATGATGAGATTGCTGAACAATTAACATTCCTGCAAAACTCAATCGGTAGTACACTTGGTCCTGACGATAGTTGGCTATTACAACGGGGGATGAAAACTCTCGGTGCCCGGATACGCGTTCACCAAGAAAATGCGAATGAAGTTATTAACTTCCTCCAAAATGATGACCACATTGGAAAAATTTATTATCCAGGCATAAAAGATTTCCCTGGTCATGAGGTTGCAGCTAAGCAAATGCGGAACTTTGGAGCAATGATCTCCTTTGAACTTAAGGACGGTTTAGATGCGAAGAAGTTTGTTGAAAGTCTACAATTAATTGATCTTGCCGAAAGTTTAGGGGGAATTGAAAGCTTGATTGAAGTTCCAGCCGTCATGACCCATGGATCTATTCCCCGGGAAATAAGATTAGAAAACGGAATTAAAGATGAGTTGATTCGTCTTTCGGTGGGAATCGAGGACCCTGAAGATATTATTGCTGACTTGCAACAAGCACTTAAAAAATTAGATTAA
- a CDS encoding amino acid ABC transporter permease, whose translation MWEIIKTSLPQLLAAGFKYTIPLAIISFFFGLIIALVTALVRLSRQHGAFMILKWIASFYVWLFRSTPLLVQLFIVFFGLPYLRIKGVLPHGIKLEPFTAGIITFSLNTGAYASETIRAAISSVPTGQWEAGAAIGMTRLQILWRIILPQALRVALPPLSNSFISLVKDTSLAASITIMEMFAVSQQIAAENYQPLLMYTLVAMVYAAFTTILSYFQGYLERVVDRQVNANNR comes from the coding sequence ATGTGGGAAATTATCAAGACATCTTTACCACAACTCTTAGCAGCGGGATTTAAATATACGATTCCGTTAGCGATTATTTCATTTTTCTTTGGACTGATTATTGCACTAGTAACAGCTTTAGTTCGTCTCTCTCGTCAACATGGCGCATTCATGATTCTTAAGTGGATTGCTAGTTTTTACGTCTGGCTTTTTCGGTCGACACCGCTGCTAGTTCAATTATTTATTGTATTCTTTGGACTGCCATATCTGAGAATTAAGGGAGTCCTGCCGCATGGAATAAAACTAGAACCATTTACAGCCGGCATTATTACATTTTCACTTAATACTGGTGCTTATGCTTCTGAAACAATTCGGGCAGCGATTAGTTCAGTTCCAACTGGGCAATGGGAAGCGGGCGCAGCAATCGGAATGACGCGGTTGCAAATCTTATGGCGAATTATTTTACCGCAAGCCTTAAGAGTAGCTTTACCGCCTCTATCAAATAGTTTTATAAGTTTGGTAAAGGACACGTCACTGGCTGCCTCAATTACAATTATGGAAATGTTTGCTGTTAGTCAACAAATTGCGGCCGAAAATTATCAACCATTACTTATGTATACTTTAGTAGCAATGGTTTACGCGGCCTTTACGACAATTTTATCTTATTTCCAAGGATATCTTGAGCGGGTAGTAGATCGGCAAGTGAATGCAAATAATAGGTGA
- a CDS encoding amino acid ABC transporter ATP-binding protein, which translates to MKLTNINKNFGNKNVLKNTTLEFPAGKTTVMVGPSGSGKSTILRSLNLLVMPESGQYDFDDHHLDFSQKISNKDKLAIRQETGMVFQDYNLFPNKTVLGNIIEGPTQVLKQPKKEAIANAHNLLAKVGLADYGEAYPNELSGGQAQRVAIARALAMSPKYILLDEPTSALDPELELSVLKVLLQLAEEKQSMVIVTHNMVFAKHIADKIIFVENGEILYNGTPDEFFAPDNPNKRIKNFIASMTMENLK; encoded by the coding sequence ATGAAATTAACAAATATTAATAAAAATTTTGGTAATAAAAATGTCTTGAAAAATACCACGTTAGAGTTTCCTGCAGGTAAAACAACAGTAATGGTTGGTCCATCTGGATCTGGAAAATCAACAATTCTTCGCTCGCTTAACTTACTAGTAATGCCAGAGAGCGGCCAGTACGATTTTGATGATCATCATTTGGATTTTAGTCAAAAAATAAGCAATAAAGATAAGTTGGCAATTCGTCAAGAAACAGGGATGGTTTTCCAAGACTACAATCTTTTCCCTAATAAAACTGTCCTTGGTAATATTATTGAAGGACCAACACAGGTTTTGAAACAGCCGAAAAAAGAAGCAATTGCAAATGCGCATAATTTACTTGCTAAAGTGGGCTTAGCAGATTACGGGGAAGCCTATCCGAATGAATTATCTGGTGGACAGGCACAGCGGGTAGCGATTGCTCGGGCATTGGCAATGTCACCAAAGTATATCTTACTTGATGAACCAACTTCTGCCCTTGATCCAGAATTAGAACTTAGTGTGTTGAAGGTTCTATTGCAATTAGCTGAAGAAAAACAATCAATGGTAATTGTTACTCATAACATGGTCTTTGCGAAACATATTGCGGATAAGATTATTTTTGTGGAAAACGGCGAAATTTTATATAATGGTACTCCGGATGAGTTTTTTGCTCCGGATAATCCAAACAAACGAATTAAGAACTTTATCGCCTCAATGACAATGGAAAATTTAAAATAA
- a CDS encoding transporter substrate-binding domain-containing protein produces MKFWKKALLTIAALTVGTSAGITGVSAASSAVNSELVHKGELTIGLEGTYSPYSYRKNNKLTGFEVDLGKAVAKKMGLKANFVPTKWDSLIAGLGSGKFDVVMNNITQTPERAKQYNFSTPYIKSRFALIVPTDSNIKSLKDIKGKKIIAGTGTNNANVVKKYKGNLTPNGDFASSLDMIKQGRAAGTVNSREAWYAYSKKNSTKGLKMIDVSSEQDPAKISALFNKKDTAIQSSYNKALKELQQDGTVKKLSEKYFGADITE; encoded by the coding sequence ATGAAATTTTGGAAGAAAGCACTATTAACAATTGCGGCCTTAACAGTCGGTACCTCTGCGGGAATTACAGGTGTCTCTGCTGCTTCATCAGCTGTTAATTCAGAATTAGTTCATAAGGGAGAATTGACAATTGGGCTTGAGGGAACTTACTCCCCGTATTCTTACCGTAAAAATAATAAATTAACTGGCTTTGAAGTAGACCTTGGTAAAGCAGTTGCTAAAAAGATGGGCTTAAAAGCTAACTTTGTACCAACTAAATGGGATTCGCTAATTGCCGGCCTTGGTTCAGGTAAGTTTGATGTAGTAATGAACAACATTACACAGACACCAGAACGAGCAAAGCAATATAATTTTTCTACGCCATATATCAAGTCACGGTTTGCATTAATTGTTCCTACTGATAGTAATATCAAGAGCTTGAAGGATATTAAAGGGAAGAAAATTATTGCTGGTACAGGAACTAATAATGCGAATGTGGTTAAAAAATATAAGGGTAACCTTACACCAAATGGCGATTTTGCTAGTTCCTTAGATATGATCAAGCAAGGTCGGGCTGCCGGAACCGTTAACTCGCGTGAAGCATGGTACGCTTACAGCAAGAAGAACAGTACTAAGGGTCTCAAGATGATTGATGTTTCTAGTGAACAAGATCCAGCCAAGATTTCAGCACTTTTTAACAAGAAAGATACTGCTATTCAATCTTCCTACAACAAAGCGCTTAAGGAACTTCAACAAGATGGCACAGTCAAGAAACTATCTGAAAAGTACTTCGGTGCAGATATTACTGAATAA
- a CDS encoding C1 family peptidase produces the protein MSFSINKEDIASFHKNYRHYPNSSVLENTVTKNGVRNASFNWHSIADNTPHFSIDLKTGDVADQKQSGRCWMFAALNTMRHDMQQKFNLPDNFELSQAYQFFWDKFEKSNYFYQNVIKTAKKPTDSRKVSWLMNEPQNDGGQWDMLCALISKYGVMPKAAMPESFNSSNSREIDEVLNNKLRHDAVILRKMINKDHANEEAIDETRRKMLNENYRMLAYTFGEPVSHFDFEYRTKKDNEFHRDTNLTPQEFFKKYVGWNLDDYISIIQAPTADKKYHQTYTIDMLGNVVGGREIKHLNLPMDEFKQLAIEQLKNGESVWFGSDVIKYSETKLGIMALNTYDYDKLFDVDLEMTKAEALDYGESMMDHAMVITGVDLVDGKPTKWKVENSWGNKVGHKGYFIMSDDWMDKYCYQVVINKKYLSEDLKHDYAKSPVVLKPWDPMGTLA, from the coding sequence ATGAGCTTTTCAATTAACAAAGAAGATATTGCTAGTTTTCATAAAAACTACCGTCATTACCCTAACAGCAGTGTTTTAGAAAATACTGTTACCAAAAACGGGGTACGGAATGCAAGCTTTAATTGGCATTCAATTGCTGATAATACTCCTCATTTCTCTATTGACCTCAAGACGGGGGACGTTGCTGATCAAAAACAATCCGGTCGTTGTTGGATGTTTGCGGCTCTGAACACAATGCGTCATGATATGCAACAAAAATTTAACTTACCTGATAATTTTGAGCTTTCACAGGCCTACCAGTTCTTCTGGGATAAGTTTGAAAAATCTAATTACTTCTACCAAAACGTAATTAAGACTGCTAAAAAGCCTACCGACAGTCGAAAAGTTTCATGGTTAATGAACGAGCCACAAAATGATGGTGGTCAATGGGATATGCTTTGCGCCCTTATCAGCAAATATGGGGTTATGCCAAAAGCCGCAATGCCCGAATCATTTAACTCTTCTAACTCCCGGGAAATCGATGAAGTCTTAAACAACAAGCTTCGTCACGATGCCGTTATTTTGCGAAAGATGATTAACAAAGATCATGCAAATGAAGAAGCAATTGACGAAACGCGCCGGAAGATGTTGAATGAAAATTATCGGATGCTTGCTTACACGTTTGGTGAACCAGTTAGTCACTTTGACTTCGAATATCGGACAAAGAAAGATAACGAATTCCACCGCGATACTAACCTTACTCCTCAAGAATTCTTCAAGAAGTATGTTGGCTGGAACCTCGATGACTATATCTCAATCATCCAAGCACCGACTGCTGATAAAAAGTACCACCAAACTTACACCATCGATATGCTTGGTAATGTCGTTGGCGGCCGTGAAATCAAGCACTTAAATCTGCCAATGGATGAATTCAAGCAGCTTGCGATTGAACAATTAAAGAATGGCGAAAGTGTTTGGTTTGGTTCAGATGTTATTAAATATTCAGAAACTAAACTTGGGATTATGGCCCTTAACACCTATGACTACGACAAACTATTTGACGTTGACCTTGAAATGACCAAAGCTGAAGCACTGGATTATGGTGAGAGCATGATGGATCACGCAATGGTTATCACTGGTGTTGACCTTGTCGATGGTAAACCAACTAAGTGGAAAGTCGAAAACTCATGGGGAAACAAGGTCGGTCATAAAGGTTACTTTATTATGAGTGATGATTGGATGGACAAGTACTGCTACCAAGTCGTCATTAATAAGAAGTACCTTAGCGAAGATCTTAAACATGATTACGCTAAGAGCCCAGTTGTTCTTAAGCCTTGGGATCCAATGGGAACTTTAGCATAA
- the rpiA gene encoding ribose-5-phosphate isomerase RpiA, with the protein MDQNALKEQTGKESVKYIKSGMIVGLGTGSTVKYMVDELGKQVQEGKIKDIIGVTTSNRTAKQARDLGITIKDIDDVDHIDLTIDGADEISDDFQGIKGGGGALLWEKIVANASNKVMWIVDESKLVHKLGAFPLPVEVIPFGSQHVFDRLEKKGYKPTWRMDGDKKFRTDENNYIIDLHLGEIDDPKALADELIHMVGIVETGLFLNRVNDVIVGTPEGPKVLHVR; encoded by the coding sequence ATGGATCAAAATGCATTAAAAGAACAAACAGGTAAGGAATCAGTTAAGTACATTAAATCTGGGATGATTGTCGGTCTTGGAACTGGATCAACCGTTAAATATATGGTTGATGAGCTTGGTAAGCAAGTCCAAGAAGGTAAAATCAAAGATATCATCGGTGTAACAACTTCAAACCGAACTGCTAAGCAAGCACGCGACCTCGGAATTACAATTAAAGATATTGATGACGTTGACCACATCGATTTAACTATTGACGGGGCCGATGAAATAAGTGATGACTTCCAAGGTATCAAAGGTGGCGGTGGTGCCCTTCTTTGGGAAAAGATCGTTGCTAATGCCTCAAATAAAGTAATGTGGATTGTCGACGAAAGCAAACTCGTCCACAAACTTGGTGCTTTCCCTCTTCCGGTTGAAGTAATTCCATTCGGTTCTCAACATGTCTTTGACCGTCTTGAAAAGAAAGGCTACAAGCCAACTTGGCGGATGGATGGGGATAAAAAGTTCCGTACCGATGAAAATAACTATATCATTGATCTTCACCTTGGCGAAATTGATGATCCTAAGGCCTTAGCCGACGAATTGATTCACATGGTTGGAATTGTTGAAACTGGTTTATTCTTAAATCGAGTTAACGACGTAATTGTTGGTACTCCAGAAGGTCCAAAGGTATTGCACGTTCGTTAA
- a CDS encoding GNAT family N-acetyltransferase: MQYRVDGQRIIAFDDQEPLVGEISFPKVPDTNDHVVVERVFVQPTYRGQGIAAELVRQFVDYATKKQYIVKLMCPYAVAQFKLHPEYQQLLPVADRFN; this comes from the coding sequence ATGCAATATCGAGTTGATGGTCAGCGGATCATTGCTTTTGACGATCAAGAACCTTTAGTTGGCGAGATCAGTTTTCCAAAAGTTCCAGATACAAATGATCACGTTGTCGTTGAACGCGTTTTTGTGCAACCAACTTACCGTGGGCAAGGAATTGCAGCTGAACTAGTACGTCAATTTGTGGATTATGCAACAAAAAAACAATACATTGTCAAGCTCATGTGTCCATATGCGGTAGCGCAATTCAAACTACATCCAGAATATCAGCAACTATTGCCAGTTGCAGATCGCTTTAATTAG
- a CDS encoding dUTP diphosphatase, whose amino-acid sequence MKRGFKIVSSKKGQDIHLPQRQTTRAAGYDFEASEDFILPSIWKGNFLKALWQIHQQKKLTDEEFKAADSCLKPYLVPTGIKAYMQPDEFLLLANRSSGPFKRRLILPNGIGIVDADYYDNYSNEGEIFFQLINYGLRDYHIKKGERIGQGIFMPYLIADGEEQPTAKRTGGFGSTKE is encoded by the coding sequence ATGAAACGTGGATTTAAGATTGTTTCTAGTAAGAAAGGCCAAGATATACATTTACCCCAACGGCAAACAACTCGGGCGGCCGGATATGATTTTGAGGCATCAGAAGATTTTATTCTGCCATCAATTTGGAAAGGCAATTTCTTGAAGGCACTATGGCAAATCCATCAACAAAAAAAGCTAACTGATGAAGAATTTAAGGCTGCTGATTCCTGCTTAAAGCCATACTTAGTACCCACCGGCATCAAAGCCTATATGCAACCTGATGAATTTCTTTTATTAGCTAACCGATCAAGTGGTCCTTTTAAACGCCGCTTGATTCTACCAAATGGAATTGGCATTGTGGATGCAGATTATTATGATAATTATAGTAATGAAGGTGAAATCTTCTTCCAACTTATTAACTATGGGCTGCGGGATTATCATATAAAAAAGGGAGAACGGATCGGTCAGGGAATTTTTATGCCATATTTAATCGCTGATGGTGAAGAACAACCAACCGCTAAACGGACTGGTGGATTTGGTTCAACAAAAGAATAA
- the radA gene encoding DNA repair protein RadA, with protein sequence MAKVRTQYVCQNCGYNSPRYLGRCPNCGEWNTLVEEQVETSSAPTKKATTTLTGLVAKPQKINEIDSTETPRVKTKLNELNRVLGGGIVPGSLILIGGDPGIGKSTLLLQVSGQLSDEHHRVLYVSGEESGTQIKMRAERLKVAGDDFYVYPETNMDSIQDTIRDLKPEYVVIDSVQTMQATDVSSAIGSVSQIREVTAQLMQIAKSNNITIFVVGHVTKGGAIAGPKILEHMVDTVLYFEGDLHHTYRILRSVKNRFGSTNELGIFEMHTNGLTEVKNPSEIFLEERLHDATGSAVVVSLEGTRPILVEIQALVTPTIYGNAQRTATGLNRNRVSLIMAVLEKRANLMLQNQDAYLKAAGGVKLDEPAIDLAIAVSIASSYRDKGTQPTDAFVGEVGLTGEIRRVNRIEQRVAEAEKLGFKRIYIPKNNLKGWKPSTNIQVVGVSTLKEALYLALG encoded by the coding sequence ATGGCAAAAGTTCGAACACAATATGTTTGCCAAAACTGTGGTTATAACTCACCACGCTACTTAGGGCGGTGTCCAAACTGTGGTGAGTGGAATACTTTAGTAGAAGAACAGGTAGAAACCAGTTCAGCTCCAACGAAAAAAGCAACTACCACCTTAACTGGCTTAGTTGCCAAACCACAGAAAATTAATGAGATTGATAGTACAGAAACTCCTCGTGTTAAAACAAAATTGAACGAGTTAAATCGCGTATTAGGTGGTGGAATCGTTCCAGGATCGCTAATTCTAATTGGTGGGGATCCTGGAATCGGGAAATCAACCCTCCTTTTACAAGTTTCTGGACAATTAAGTGATGAGCATCACCGGGTTTTATATGTGTCTGGAGAAGAAAGTGGGACACAAATTAAAATGCGGGCGGAACGGTTGAAAGTTGCTGGGGATGACTTTTATGTGTATCCAGAAACGAACATGGATAGTATTCAGGATACTATTCGTGACCTCAAGCCAGAGTATGTCGTTATTGACTCAGTACAAACAATGCAGGCGACTGATGTAAGTTCCGCAATTGGGAGTGTATCGCAAATTCGTGAAGTTACCGCCCAGTTAATGCAGATTGCTAAAAGTAATAACATTACAATTTTTGTCGTTGGTCATGTGACAAAGGGTGGTGCAATCGCCGGCCCCAAGATTTTAGAGCACATGGTTGATACGGTTTTGTATTTTGAAGGAGACCTGCACCATACTTATCGTATATTGCGATCAGTGAAAAATCGATTTGGTTCAACCAATGAGCTCGGTATTTTTGAGATGCATACAAATGGGCTGACGGAAGTAAAAAATCCATCAGAAATCTTTTTAGAGGAACGATTACATGATGCAACCGGTTCAGCGGTCGTTGTTTCATTAGAAGGAACGCGACCAATTTTGGTTGAAATTCAGGCACTGGTAACACCGACTATTTATGGGAATGCACAGCGAACTGCTACCGGCTTGAACAGAAATCGAGTATCATTGATAATGGCAGTATTAGAGAAACGTGCTAACCTAATGCTTCAAAATCAAGATGCCTACTTAAAAGCAGCGGGGGGCGTTAAGTTAGATGAGCCAGCAATTGATTTAGCAATTGCAGTAAGTATTGCCTCCAGTTATCGGGATAAAGGAACCCAGCCAACTGATGCATTTGTCGGTGAAGTAGGTTTGACTGGGGAAATTCGCCGGGTAAACCGCATTGAACAGCGGGTTGCTGAAGCAGAAAAACTTGGCTTTAAACGAATATATATTCCCAAAAATAATTTAAAAGGTTGGAAACCGTCAACTAATATTCAAGTAGTTGGGGTCTCAACCCTTAAAGAAGCGTTATATTTAGCGTTGGGGTAA